A single genomic interval of bacterium harbors:
- the mutL gene encoding DNA mismatch repair endonuclease MutL: MSIIQKLPLHEIHKIAAGQVVERPASVAKELIENALDAGATEITIHIKQGGKTLIRVLDNGKGMDPDDAQFCFEKHATSKIRSVDELSTIDTFGFRGEALPSIAAVSKVTLVTRTADASYACKVTVENGIISSQEAAGNQGTDVLVADLFYNTPARLKFCKSDQTEQRHIVSLVHAFALSHEQVAFKLYADDVLILNATATTDIKMRLLQILPSSFEQSGLIAFEKVFTAKGFSIKGYITHHQFGTYDRSLIFSFVNGRWVKNFGLAGAFIKGCKQVIPAGKFPAGVIIITIDKKLVDINTHPRKEEVVFAHPKMVESAIESTVTELFSDQMSQKIGYAPFSALQNSSEPRSPFAYKPFEQSARFEADVMPSFGHTISSQSGHESSQESGFESNTDNQPGMRENRTEAATHTEPFFDILKTDSAEQADLKQSHLLHNDTFDLQLTSQRFVGQLFDTYLLIERADELFIVDQHAAHERVLFERLHDAAQKPEPVALLFAHTIHLSEAKLELLVPFLHLLEQQAIIAEPFDTQQLLIKAMPVYLKDANLDELVHEFITLIEKDEQIEEKDFLYTVTYNLHAQIACKAAVKAGYKLDTHFVNQLLKDLRSTKDCFSCPHGRPTGWTITKNELEKKFKRKV, translated from the coding sequence ATGTCGATCATTCAAAAACTTCCATTACACGAGATTCACAAGATCGCCGCAGGCCAGGTGGTCGAACGGCCGGCCAGTGTGGCAAAAGAGCTTATTGAAAATGCGTTGGATGCTGGTGCAACGGAGATTACCATCCATATCAAACAGGGTGGCAAAACGTTAATTCGTGTTCTGGATAACGGCAAAGGCATGGATCCTGACGATGCGCAGTTCTGTTTTGAGAAGCATGCAACGAGTAAAATTCGCTCGGTGGACGAACTATCTACCATTGATACTTTTGGATTTCGTGGCGAGGCATTGCCAAGTATTGCGGCGGTGAGTAAAGTGACGCTTGTCACGCGGACAGCTGATGCGTCTTATGCATGCAAAGTAACGGTTGAAAACGGCATTATCTCCTCCCAAGAGGCTGCAGGCAATCAGGGTACCGATGTTTTGGTTGCCGATCTTTTTTATAACACGCCTGCACGATTAAAATTCTGCAAAAGCGACCAGACGGAACAGCGGCATATTGTCAGTCTTGTGCATGCGTTTGCTTTGTCGCATGAGCAGGTTGCTTTTAAGCTGTATGCAGATGATGTTTTGATTTTAAATGCAACGGCTACGACAGATATAAAAATGCGGCTGTTACAGATTTTGCCATCCAGTTTTGAACAATCGGGCCTGATTGCGTTTGAGAAAGTGTTTACTGCAAAAGGTTTTTCAATAAAAGGGTATATCACGCATCATCAGTTTGGTACCTATGACCGTTCGCTTATTTTCAGTTTTGTGAATGGACGATGGGTGAAAAATTTTGGACTTGCAGGCGCGTTTATCAAAGGCTGCAAACAGGTCATTCCTGCAGGCAAATTCCCTGCAGGTGTTATTATCATTACGATCGATAAAAAGCTCGTTGATATCAACACGCATCCGCGAAAAGAGGAGGTTGTGTTTGCGCATCCGAAAATGGTTGAAAGTGCGATTGAATCAACCGTTACAGAGCTTTTTTCAGATCAGATGTCACAAAAAATCGGTTATGCGCCATTTTCTGCTCTGCAGAACTCATCTGAACCACGATCACCGTTTGCTTATAAACCGTTTGAGCAATCGGCTCGTTTTGAGGCAGATGTAATGCCTTCGTTTGGGCATACAATTTCGTCGCAATCAGGCCATGAAAGTTCTCAAGAATCTGGTTTTGAATCAAATACGGATAATCAACCAGGTATGCGGGAAAATAGAACAGAAGCTGCGACACACACTGAACCATTTTTTGATATTCTAAAAACAGATTCTGCTGAACAGGCAGATTTAAAACAGTCACATCTTTTGCATAATGATACGTTTGATCTGCAGTTGACTAGCCAACGTTTTGTAGGACAGCTGTTTGATACCTATCTTTTGATAGAACGTGCTGACGAGCTTTTTATTGTCGACCAACATGCCGCACACGAACGAGTTTTATTTGAACGGCTCCATGATGCCGCTCAAAAACCTGAACCGGTTGCACTGCTTTTTGCGCATACGATACATCTGAGTGAAGCAAAGCTTGAGCTTTTGGTACCTTTTTTGCATCTGTTGGAACAGCAGGCGATTATTGCAGAGCCGTTTGATACGCAACAACTTCTGATCAAGGCGATGCCAGTCTATCTGAAAGATGCAAATCTGGATGAACTGGTACATGAGTTTATTACACTGATTGAAAAAGATGAACAAATCGAAGAAAAAGATTTTTTATACACAGTGACCTACAATTTGCATGCTCAAATTGCATGTAAAGCTGCAGTAAAAGCGGGATATAAACTGGATACGCATTTTGTAAATCAGCTATTAAAAGATCTGCGTAGCACAAAAGACTGTTTTTCCTGTCCGCATGGCAGACCAACGGGGTGGACGATTACGAAAAATGAATTAGAAAAAAAGTTTAAAAGAAAAGTGTAG